From a region of the Nonlabens dokdonensis DSW-6 genome:
- the infB gene encoding translation initiation factor IF-2 yields MAEVKNMRLNKVLREFNISLDRAVEYLNSKGIEIEARPTTKIDGSVYQALADEFQTDKSKKVASKEVGAERRKEQEELRLQREKELEEKQKRQEVIKAKASLEGPKQVGKVDLNAGAKSDEASKPTEKVQEPKKEVEKEPEAKAPSKKTEEESKEVEQVSNRPKATGTTVKGKIDLSPKKKSKSKSKPEAKKEAPNAPEKKPEVAKESPKVEDKPVETAKATEEQDKEVKETATGADGQESEVIKTEYKKLGGLKVTGKKIDLSQFAKPKKKTADSNRGKRKRISKPGASGPGGNNRNSGNNKNRRGSANTGRKNIVKEEPTDEEIQKQVRETLEKLQGKSSNKGAKNRRQKRDRHREKVDAAEQAEAEDKSLQVTEFVTVSDLSTMMDVPVNKVIGACMSLGMMVTMNQRLDAETMSIVADEFGYEVEFVNADIEESIAEVEDKEEDLVTRAPIVTVMGHVDHGKTSLLDYIRKENVIAGESGGITQHIGAYGVQLDNGQKIAFLDTPGHEAFTAMRARGAQVTDIAIIVAAADDDIMPQTKEAISHAQAAGVPIVFAINKIDKPDANPERVKEGLAQMNLLVEDWGGKIQSHDISAKVGTGVKELLEKVLLEAELLDLKANPNKPATGTVVEAFLDKGRGYVSTILVQAGTLKVGDYVLAGPRHGKIKAMQDERGKDVLEAGPATPVSILGLDGAPQAGDKFNVFEDEREAKSIAARRTQLQREQSVRTQKTLSLEDIGRRIALGNFQELNLILKGDVDGSVEALTDSFQKLSTEEIQVNIIHKGVGAITESDVLLATASDAIIIGFNVRPQGNARTVADREEVDIRTYSIIYDAINDLKDAMEGMLSPEFKEEITGNAEVRQTFKISKVGTIAGCMVTDGKVYRNGGIRLIRDGIVIHTGELVALKRFKDDVKEVSKGYECGMQVKNFNDLIEGDILESFREVEVKKTLK; encoded by the coding sequence ATGGCTGAAGTAAAAAACATGAGACTCAACAAGGTTTTAAGAGAATTCAATATTTCTCTTGACCGTGCTGTGGAGTATCTTAATTCTAAAGGAATTGAGATAGAGGCTCGCCCTACCACAAAAATAGACGGAAGCGTCTATCAAGCACTTGCTGATGAGTTTCAAACTGATAAAAGCAAAAAAGTTGCCTCAAAGGAAGTAGGTGCTGAACGTCGCAAGGAACAAGAAGAATTGCGATTGCAGCGAGAAAAGGAACTAGAGGAAAAACAAAAAAGGCAAGAGGTTATTAAGGCTAAGGCTTCTCTTGAAGGACCTAAACAAGTCGGTAAAGTAGATCTCAATGCTGGTGCAAAATCAGACGAAGCTTCAAAACCTACCGAAAAAGTTCAGGAACCTAAGAAAGAGGTGGAGAAAGAACCTGAAGCTAAAGCCCCTTCCAAAAAGACTGAAGAAGAGTCTAAGGAAGTGGAACAAGTTTCTAACCGTCCTAAGGCTACAGGAACTACCGTCAAGGGTAAAATTGATCTTAGTCCAAAGAAAAAATCTAAATCTAAGTCTAAACCTGAGGCTAAGAAAGAAGCACCTAATGCTCCTGAAAAGAAGCCAGAGGTTGCAAAGGAATCTCCGAAGGTAGAAGATAAGCCAGTAGAAACTGCTAAAGCTACCGAAGAGCAGGACAAAGAAGTTAAGGAAACAGCAACTGGTGCTGATGGTCAAGAATCCGAGGTGATCAAGACCGAGTATAAAAAATTAGGTGGACTTAAAGTAACAGGAAAGAAAATTGATCTTTCTCAATTTGCTAAGCCTAAGAAAAAGACAGCCGATTCTAATAGAGGTAAAAGAAAACGTATTTCTAAACCAGGAGCTTCTGGACCAGGAGGGAATAATAGAAATAGCGGTAACAATAAGAATAGACGTGGTAGTGCAAACACTGGACGTAAAAATATTGTAAAAGAAGAGCCTACAGATGAAGAAATTCAAAAGCAGGTAAGAGAAACTCTTGAAAAACTGCAAGGGAAATCTTCTAATAAAGGTGCTAAAAATAGACGTCAAAAACGAGATAGACACCGTGAAAAAGTGGATGCTGCAGAGCAAGCAGAAGCGGAAGACAAATCATTACAGGTTACTGAATTTGTAACGGTAAGTGACTTGTCAACTATGATGGATGTTCCAGTGAACAAAGTAATCGGTGCTTGTATGTCCTTAGGGATGATGGTAACCATGAACCAAAGGCTGGATGCTGAAACAATGTCAATCGTTGCAGATGAATTTGGCTATGAAGTAGAATTTGTAAATGCAGATATTGAAGAAAGCATTGCAGAGGTTGAAGATAAAGAGGAAGATTTAGTAACTCGCGCACCGATCGTTACCGTAATGGGTCACGTAGACCACGGTAAAACATCGCTTCTAGATTATATTAGAAAAGAAAATGTTATTGCTGGTGAAAGTGGTGGGATTACACAACACATCGGAGCTTATGGTGTACAATTAGATAACGGTCAGAAGATTGCATTCTTGGATACGCCTGGTCACGAAGCCTTTACTGCCATGCGTGCACGTGGAGCTCAGGTAACAGATATCGCGATTATTGTAGCAGCGGCAGATGATGATATCATGCCTCAAACAAAAGAAGCCATATCTCACGCACAAGCAGCAGGAGTACCTATTGTTTTTGCAATCAATAAAATCGATAAACCAGACGCTAATCCTGAAAGAGTAAAAGAAGGACTGGCACAGATGAATCTCTTAGTAGAGGATTGGGGTGGTAAAATACAGTCTCATGACATCTCTGCAAAAGTAGGAACTGGTGTAAAAGAATTGTTAGAAAAAGTACTTCTTGAAGCAGAATTACTTGACCTTAAAGCTAACCCTAATAAACCAGCAACTGGTACTGTGGTTGAAGCTTTCCTTGATAAAGGTCGTGGATATGTATCAACAATACTTGTTCAAGCAGGTACATTAAAAGTTGGTGATTATGTACTTGCAGGTCCTAGACATGGAAAAATTAAGGCAATGCAAGATGAGCGCGGTAAAGACGTTCTAGAAGCTGGTCCAGCAACTCCAGTGTCTATTTTAGGTCTGGATGGAGCACCACAAGCTGGTGATAAGTTCAATGTATTTGAAGACGAGCGTGAGGCAAAATCAATTGCAGCAAGACGTACTCAATTACAACGTGAGCAATCTGTAAGAACTCAAAAAACACTTTCATTAGAAGATATCGGGCGACGTATTGCACTTGGTAACTTCCAAGAGCTGAACTTGATTCTTAAAGGAGATGTGGATGGTTCTGTTGAAGCATTAACAGATTCTTTCCAGAAATTATCTACTGAAGAAATTCAAGTGAATATCATACACAAAGGTGTAGGTGCTATTACAGAAAGTGATGTGCTACTTGCGACTGCATCAGATGCGATCATTATCGGATTTAATGTACGTCCTCAAGGAAATGCAAGAACCGTTGCAGATAGAGAAGAAGTTGATATCAGAACATATTCTATTATTTATGATGCGATCAATGATCTTAAAGATGCAATGGAAGGAATGTTATCTCCAGAGTTTAAGGAAGAGATTACTGGTAACGCTGAAGTAAGACAAACATTCAAGATTTCTAAAGTAGGAACCATTGCAGGTTGTATGGTAACTGATGGTAAGGTTTACAGAAATGGCGGAATCAGATTGATACGTGATGGTATTGTAATCCATACAGGAGAACTAGTCGCTTTAAAACGTTTTAAAGACGATGTTAAAGAAGTATCTAAAGGTTATGAATGTGGTATGCAAGTGAAAAACTTCAACGACTTGATAGAAGGTGATATTCTAGAATCGTTTAGAGAAGTAGAGGTAAAGAAAACCTTGAAATAA
- a CDS encoding tyrosine-type recombinase/integrase, with amino-acid sequence MKGSLNYRIKEIKDSRGTILITYSYGRGTEVVIATGKKINQVSSWNKEKQRVRNIAIENNSSIINQWLNNKLSEVQQQLTQLQFSNENFTNQEVKSLIKKVLGRATKKDIAIATDTNEIKNLKWCYDWYIKYYTKNPTPSTKHPLANSTLRSLKTCKKKFLEYCKETGDVDFKDINMDFYEKFVEWLQAQNYSNNYIGNHIKNLKAVMNYALSRGYHNNIDFKKREFAKPTEKVAKIFLKETELQSIFNLQLPKGLSHSRDLFLIGAYTGLRVSDFNNLTKENIIDIDGSKFIQLAQKKTKEIITIPCNSKVIRIFEKYDGNPPSPKLDQHINRDLKIIGAKAKIKEKVPVTKTLGGKEVTKPYFKYDLITTHTARRSFCTNAYKAGIPTFDIMAISGHKTEKVFYSYIRATNVDKAKKIAEHSFFK; translated from the coding sequence TTGAAAGGATCATTAAATTATAGAATTAAGGAAATTAAAGATAGTAGAGGTACTATTTTAATAACATACAGTTACGGACGTGGTACTGAGGTCGTAATAGCTACTGGAAAAAAGATCAATCAAGTTTCGAGCTGGAATAAGGAAAAACAAAGAGTTAGAAATATTGCAATTGAGAACAATTCCAGTATTATAAACCAGTGGTTAAATAACAAACTAAGTGAAGTTCAACAGCAATTAACACAATTGCAATTCTCAAATGAAAATTTCACCAATCAAGAAGTTAAATCATTAATAAAGAAAGTCTTAGGTCGTGCAACTAAAAAAGACATAGCAATTGCAACTGACACAAACGAAATTAAAAACTTGAAATGGTGCTATGATTGGTATATCAAGTATTACACTAAAAATCCAACTCCATCAACAAAACATCCATTAGCTAATTCTACATTAAGATCACTCAAGACTTGTAAGAAGAAATTTTTGGAATACTGTAAGGAAACTGGCGATGTCGATTTCAAAGACATAAACATGGATTTTTATGAAAAATTTGTTGAGTGGTTACAAGCTCAAAACTATTCGAACAATTATATAGGAAACCATATTAAAAATTTGAAAGCGGTTATGAATTATGCCCTTTCTAGAGGATATCATAATAATATAGATTTTAAGAAAAGAGAATTTGCAAAACCAACTGAAAAAGTTGCTAAGATTTTTCTCAAAGAAACAGAATTGCAATCGATCTTTAATTTGCAATTGCCTAAAGGTTTATCTCATAGTAGAGATTTATTTTTAATCGGTGCTTATACAGGCTTGAGAGTTTCAGATTTCAACAATTTGACCAAAGAAAACATAATTGATATTGATGGTTCCAAGTTTATCCAGTTGGCTCAAAAGAAAACAAAGGAAATTATTACAATTCCATGCAATTCCAAGGTTATAAGAATATTTGAAAAATACGATGGGAATCCTCCTAGTCCAAAACTAGATCAACATATTAATAGAGATTTAAAAATTATAGGAGCTAAAGCAAAAATTAAAGAAAAAGTTCCAGTAACAAAAACTTTAGGAGGTAAAGAGGTTACAAAACCATACTTTAAATATGATTTGATTACTACGCACACCGCTAGACGTAGCTTTTGCACTAATGCCTATAAAGCTGGAATTCCGACATTTGATATAATGGCGATATCTGGACACAAAACTGAAAAGGTATTTTACTCTTACATACGAGCCACTAATGTGGATAAGGCAAAAAAAATAGCAGAACATTCATTTTTTAAATAA
- a CDS encoding YraN family protein: MAEHNDLGNAGEEMATAHLLKNGYDILVRNYVFQKGEIDIVARKANTVVIVEVKTRSTPDFGNPQDFLKKGQIQRLVATANHFIENYTEEDLEVRFDIVAIIKNKAGTKLEHIEDAFYHF; this comes from the coding sequence ATGGCAGAACATAACGACTTAGGAAATGCTGGTGAAGAGATGGCAACCGCTCATTTACTGAAAAATGGTTATGATATTTTGGTACGTAATTATGTGTTTCAAAAAGGAGAAATAGACATTGTAGCCCGCAAAGCAAATACTGTTGTTATCGTAGAAGTAAAAACTAGGTCTACTCCAGATTTTGGAAATCCACAGGATTTTTTAAAGAAAGGACAAATTCAAAGACTGGTCGCTACAGCAAATCATTTTATAGAAAACTATACCGAAGAAGATCTTGAAGTACGATTTGATATCGTTGCGATAATTAAAAATAAAGCAGGTACAAAACTAGAACATATTGAAGATGCTTTTTATCATTTTTGA
- the rimP gene encoding ribosome assembly cofactor RimP, whose amino-acid sequence MLKERVEELLKEAFEERSDLFLIDFKMSPNNEIKVVIDGDDGVKLSDCMLISRAVEHNLDREEYDFSIEVLSAGAAAPLSSSRQFIKNIGRDIEVIDKETRKETGLLQNADDQGGTITWKAREPKPIGKGKVTVQKEWSFKYQDIKQAKVVIKFN is encoded by the coding sequence ATGTTGAAAGAGAGAGTAGAGGAATTATTGAAAGAGGCTTTTGAAGAGCGATCAGATTTATTTCTGATAGACTTTAAAATGAGTCCCAATAACGAAATTAAGGTGGTGATTGATGGTGATGATGGTGTGAAGTTGTCGGACTGTATGTTGATTTCTCGCGCTGTTGAACATAATTTAGATCGTGAAGAGTATGATTTTTCTATTGAGGTGCTGAGTGCAGGTGCTGCAGCTCCCTTGAGTTCTTCTCGTCAGTTTATTAAGAACATCGGTAGAGATATTGAAGTGATTGATAAGGAAACAAGAAAAGAAACAGGGTTGTTGCAAAATGCAGATGATCAAGGTGGTACCATCACCTGGAAAGCACGAGAACCTAAGCCGATAGGTAAAGGAAAAGTTACTGTTCAAAAAGAGTGGTCGTTTAAATATCAAGACATTAAGCAAGCAAAAGTTGTTATAAAATTTAATTAA
- a CDS encoding universal stress protein, which produces MKKIIVPTDFSIQAENALRVAADIARENNGELFLLHQLDLPLHLANNASSNLPEAVFFMKLAKEKFDNLMKADFLEGVIIHGDVETGAAFSGIMDTVKRHKADLIVMGSHGAEGMRNLFIGSNAEKIVRNSEIPVLVVKDRKNRLDVNDFVFATDLDPNSTSALKEADKFARNTNCNLHLLYVNTPSNFLSTRAAEAKVKEYLKDVNVEPSEYVIYNDSSVEEGVFNYTKDVKGDIIGMATHGRRGISHFFNGSVSEDVVNHSSLPVITFRIK; this is translated from the coding sequence ATGAAAAAAATAATCGTCCCTACAGACTTTTCTATTCAAGCCGAAAACGCTCTTAGAGTAGCAGCAGATATAGCACGAGAAAATAATGGTGAGCTGTTTTTACTACACCAGCTCGACCTTCCTTTACACCTTGCAAATAATGCCAGCTCTAACTTACCAGAAGCTGTTTTCTTTATGAAACTTGCCAAAGAAAAGTTTGACAACTTGATGAAAGCAGACTTTCTTGAAGGCGTGATTATTCATGGAGACGTAGAAACTGGTGCGGCGTTTAGCGGGATAATGGATACGGTAAAAAGACATAAAGCTGACTTAATCGTCATGGGAAGCCACGGCGCAGAAGGCATGAGAAACTTATTCATAGGGTCAAATGCCGAAAAAATAGTCCGCAATTCAGAAATTCCAGTTCTTGTTGTAAAAGATAGAAAAAACCGACTTGACGTTAATGATTTTGTTTTTGCAACAGATTTAGACCCTAATTCCACAAGCGCATTGAAAGAAGCAGACAAGTTTGCAAGAAACACAAATTGCAACCTGCACCTTCTTTATGTCAACACTCCATCTAACTTTTTAAGCACAAGAGCTGCAGAAGCTAAAGTAAAAGAATATTTAAAAGATGTCAACGTAGAACCTTCTGAATACGTCATCTATAACGACTCATCTGTAGAAGAAGGTGTTTTCAATTATACAAAAGACGTAAAAGGAGATATTATAGGAATGGCAACTCATGGCCGTCGCGGAATATCTCATTTTTTCAACGGTAGCGTGAGTGAAGATGTAGTTAATCATTCTAGCCTGCCTGTGATTACCTTTAGAATTAAATAG
- the nusA gene encoding transcription termination factor NusA: protein MENLALIESFSEFKDDKMIDRVTLMAILEDVFRAALKRKYGEDDNFDIIINPDKGDLEIWRNRVVVADDEVEDDNSEISLSEAQKIEPDYEVGEDVAEEVKLIQLGRRAILALRQNLIAKIHEHDNTNIFKHFKELEGELYSAEVHHIRHRAIILLDDDGNEIIMPKDRQIPSDFFRKGENVRGVIESVELRGNKPNIILSRTSPKFLEKLFEQEIPEVFDGVIQVKAVVREPGEKAKVAVDSYDDRIDPVGACVGVKGSRIHGIVRELGNENIDVINFTTNTQLYIARALSPAKIVAITLNEETKKAEVRLNPEEVSKAIGRRGHNIRLAGKLTGYEIDVIREGGEEDVELTEFTDVIDGWVIEELSKIGLDTAKSVLEQDVADLIKRTDLEEETVLDIVRILRAEFED from the coding sequence ATGGAGAATCTCGCATTGATCGAGTCTTTTTCTGAGTTTAAAGATGATAAAATGATAGATCGTGTCACGTTGATGGCGATCTTGGAAGATGTTTTCAGAGCCGCTTTGAAAAGAAAGTACGGTGAGGACGATAACTTTGATATCATTATTAATCCAGATAAAGGAGATTTAGAGATATGGCGTAACAGAGTCGTTGTTGCAGATGATGAGGTAGAAGATGATAACTCTGAAATATCGCTATCTGAAGCTCAAAAAATTGAACCTGATTACGAGGTAGGTGAAGATGTTGCAGAAGAGGTGAAACTTATACAATTAGGTCGTCGTGCTATTTTGGCACTAAGACAGAATTTAATTGCAAAGATTCACGAACATGATAATACAAACATATTTAAGCATTTTAAAGAGCTTGAAGGAGAATTGTATAGTGCCGAAGTTCACCACATAAGACATAGAGCGATCATTCTTTTAGATGATGACGGTAACGAAATCATTATGCCTAAGGATAGACAGATACCATCTGACTTCTTTAGAAAAGGTGAAAACGTAAGAGGTGTGATTGAGAGTGTGGAGTTAAGAGGTAATAAACCTAACATCATTCTTTCTAGAACATCCCCTAAGTTTCTAGAAAAGCTTTTTGAACAAGAGATTCCTGAGGTTTTTGACGGTGTTATTCAGGTTAAAGCTGTCGTTAGAGAGCCAGGTGAAAAAGCAAAAGTGGCCGTGGATAGTTACGATGATAGAATTGATCCAGTAGGTGCTTGTGTAGGTGTTAAAGGTTCTCGTATTCACGGTATTGTTCGTGAACTAGGAAATGAAAACATTGATGTCATTAACTTTACCACAAACACACAATTATACATAGCCAGAGCTTTAAGTCCTGCTAAGATTGTTGCAATTACTCTAAACGAAGAAACTAAGAAGGCTGAAGTACGACTTAATCCAGAAGAAGTTTCTAAAGCGATAGGAAGAAGAGGTCACAACATAAGACTAGCAGGTAAACTTACCGGTTATGAAATTGATGTGATAAGAGAAGGTGGAGAAGAAGATGTGGAATTAACTGAATTTACTGATGTGATCGATGGATGGGTCATTGAAGAATTGAGTAAGATAGGTTTGGATACTGCCAAAAGTGTTCTAGAGCAAGACGTTGCTGACTTAATTAAACGTACAGATCTCGAGGAGGAAACAGTTTTAGACATTGTTAGAATCCTAAGAGCAGAATTTGAAGATTAG